The Manis javanica isolate MJ-LG chromosome 4, MJ_LKY, whole genome shotgun sequence genome contains a region encoding:
- the DBT gene encoding lipoamide acyltransferase component of branched-chain alpha-keto acid dehydrogenase complex, mitochondrial isoform X2 codes for MENNIKLSEVVGSGKDGRILKEDILNYLEKQTGAILPPSPKAEIVLPPPKSKERTIPAAISKPPVFAGKDRTEPIKGFHKAMVKTMSAALQIPHFGYCDEVDLTELVKLREELKPVAFARGINLSFMPFFLKAASLGLLQFPILNASMDENCQTITYKACHNIGIAMDTEQGLIVPNVKNVQLCSIFEVATELNRLQKLGYTGQLSTIDLTGGTFTLSNIGSIGGTYAKPVILPPEVAIGALGAIKALPRFNQNGEVYKAQIMNVSWSADHRIIDGATMSRFSNLWKSYLENPAFMLLDLK; via the exons ATGGAAAACAAT ATTAAGTTGAGTGAAGTTGTTGGCTCaggaaaagatggcagaatacTTAAAGAAGATATTCTCAACTATTTGGAAAAGCAGACAGGAGCTATATTACCTCCTTCACCAAAAGCTGAAATTGTGCTGCCTCCACCGAAATCAAAAGAGAGAACCATTCCTGCAGCAATATCAAAGCCTCCGGTCTTCGCAGGCAAAGACAGAACAGAACCCATCAAAG gCTTTCACAAAGCAATGGTCAAGACCATGTCTGCAGCCCTGCAGATACCTCACTTTGGGTATTGTGATGAGGTTGATCTTACTGAACTGGTTAAGCTACGGGAAGAATTAAAACCCGTTGCTTTTGCTCGTGGAATTAACCTCTCATTTATGCCTTTTTTCTTAAAG GCTGCTTCCTTGGGATTACTCCAGTTTCCTATCCTTAACGCTTCTATGGATGAAAACTGCCAGACTATAACATATAAG gCTTGTCATAACATTGGGATAGCAATGGACACTGAGCAGGGATTGATTGTCCCTAATGTGAAAAATGTCCAGCTCTGCTCCATATTTGAGGTTGCCACTGAGTTGAACCGCCTCCAAAAATTGGGCTATACAGGTCAGCTCAGTACCATTGATCTTACAGGAGGAACATTTACTCTTTCCAACATTGGATCA attggtgGTACCTATGCGAAACCAGTGATACTGCCACCTGAAGTAGCAATTGGGGCTCTCGGAGCAATTaag GCCCTTCCCCGATTTAACCAGAACGGAGAAGTATACAAGGCACAGATAATGAATGTGAGCTGGTCAGCTGATCACAGAATTATTGATGGTGCTACCATGTCACGCTTCTCTAATTTGTGGAAGTCCTACTTAGAAAACCCAGCTTTTATGCTACTAGATCTGAAATGA